Proteins found in one Lycium ferocissimum isolate CSIRO_LF1 chromosome 6, AGI_CSIRO_Lferr_CH_V1, whole genome shotgun sequence genomic segment:
- the LOC132061215 gene encoding uncharacterized protein LOC132061215, translating to MAEDSELWDIICDGPYIPVHTSEDGKKTTVKTRKEYNEADRKKVEKNYKAKKILVCGIGPDEYNRVSACSSAKEIWEALQTAHKGTTQVKNSKIDMLTTDYKMFKMKESESIHEMHTRFTSIINELHSLEVVITTTKLEKKMLGVLPNSCDSKVNSISEAKDLDTLTVDELIGNFKTYKMKMTTKKVERKE from the coding sequence ATGGCCGAAGATTCAGAGCTTTGGGATATCATCTGTGATGGTCCCTATATCCCAGTTCACACAAGTGAAGATGGTAAAAAGACCACTgtcaaaacaagaaaagaatacAATGAAGCTGACAGGAAGAAAGTGGAGAAGAACTATAAAGCCAAGAAGATTCTTGTGTGTGGAATAGGACCGGATGAGTACAATCGAGTCTCAGCTTGTTCATCAGCAAAAGAGATCTGGGAAGCTCTCCAAACTGCTCATAAAGGAACAACTCAGGTAAAAAACTCTAAGATCGACATGCTCACCACTGATTATAAGatgttcaaaatgaaagagagtGAATCTATTCATGAGATGCACACCAGATTCACCTCCATAATCAATGAGCTCCATTCTCTCGAAGTAGTCATCACAACTACTAAGCTGGAAAAGAAGATGCTTGGTGTATTACCTAACTCCTGTGATAGCAAGGTAAATTCTATCTCTGAAGCCAAAGATCTAGACACGTTGACTGTCGATGAGCTTATTGGAAACTTCAAGACGTataagatgaagatgactacGAAGAAggtagaaagaaaagaatga